The DNA segment GGCTCTCATGCTTGAGGTGATGAACGCGATTGCGGGAGTGGGAAGAGGACCAACAAGCAGTACGTCTGCGCCCATTGAGGCGATACCGGAGGAGAGGGCCTGCTCGAAGATATAGCCGGAAAGCCTGGTGTCCTTCCCTATTACAATTTTGGGTTTATGAGAATCGGGCTTGCCTTGCTTTAAAATATACGTTAAAGCTTTCCCGAGCCTGAGACTCATCTCAGGCGTCATAGGGTCCTGATTGGCCAGGCCCCTTATACCGTCCGTTCCGAAAAGTCTTTTTCCGGTCTTCTTCAATTCCATTCTCCGCGTTAGTTTACCCTGACTAAAATGGTTTTCGGCGTCTGCTTGGTGAGTTTAAGAACATCCTTGTGCGGGTAGTTCACGCTCACCTCGAGGCTGTGAGTCGCGTTGCCGTTGGACTCCTTGATTTCGCTTCCGTCCACATATAATTCTATATCCTTACTGTTCAGTTCGTTAATAATGCTGAAAGGTCCCTCAAACGCGAGTTCAGCCACCATGTTATTGTCCGTCACATAATCCAAGTTATCGAAGTTTACGAAGTTTATGTTGAGATTGTTGAATTCCTTTTCCAGGATTTTTTCTTCGAGGTCTATCGTAACCCTTACCGTGTTGTTGCCGATTATATCGACTAGAGAGTAGGGTGTGCGTACGGGGACCTCTATCGTGAACTTCGACTTTTCTCCCTTGAGTGAAACGGGATCCGTGCCGACGGTCTTGATTTTCTGAAGCAATGTCTCAGGCCCTCTGATGCTGACCCTGGTCGGGGTTACAACGGGCTCGCCTGAAATTTCAAATCCCGTATCGGGCGGGTCTATCGAGGGAGCTACCGCAACTTCTTTCTGTCCGAGTTTGTCCAGGTCTATATTGATCTCGGAGGGGCTTATTCCCGTGACCTGGACTTCACGCGGGGGAATAATCTGGTCGGTAGTAATCTCGAACATGGACGTACCGGTGGCGACGTTTGAAAGATCGACGGTGAAGAACATGTCCTGTGGCGAGACTGATGAAAGCTGGCTTCTGGGACCCCTGGCCCTTACGTTAAGTTTCTTCGGCGGGTTATTCGTGATGACGAGGCCCGGGGGGAGATTGGCATAATTCACATCTATCTGTACGTTTTTTTCGATATCGTGCTGGAGATTCGCGACAACCCAGAGTGTAATGGCGATTACGAGAGCGAGAATCTTTTTCCCGACATCCCTCAGGAAAGGTTCCCGTGTTTTTTCTTTTTCACTCCATGATCCAAAAGGTCTTCTCAGCCAGTCTACCATCGGATAAATCAGGTGTTCCCCTCTTCACCTTCCTCCTTTTTTAGTATACGGCCGATTTTATCGGGTTTCCTGTTCGCTTTTTGTATGCCGAGTGAATCGAGCAGCTGATTGTTAAGCGAAGTCGCGTCAAGGCCTCTTTTAATTTCTCCTCCGATGGCTAGTGAGATCGTTCCCGTTTCTTCTGAAACCACTATGATTACAGCGTCCGTCTCCGTGGAGAGGCCGATTGCGGCTCTGTGCCTCGTGCCGAGCTCCCTCTCGAGATCGGGATCGGTGACTAGGGGGAAAAATGAGCCTGCCGACAGTATTCTGTTGCCTACGATAATTATACCGCCGTCATGGAGAGGAGAGGAAGGGTTGAATATGCTTATAATAAGCTCCCTTGAAACGAGCGCGTCTATTCTCATTCCTATCTCGATGAAGTCGGCTAGGCTGTTATTTCTCTCAATTGCTATAAGCGCCCCGATGTGACGGTTGGCCATATAGCTCGCCGCTTTCACTATTTCTTCCGAAAACAGCTCTTTTGATTTGCCGGGTGAGATTTTTAAGAGAAAGGGCCTTCTTCCCAGGGCTGCCAGACCTCTTCTTATATCATTCTGAAACAAGATTACGACGATCAGTATTATGGAGCCGAGAAACTGGCCCAATATCCAGTTGAGCGTAAAGAGGCCCT comes from the Deltaproteobacteria bacterium genome and includes:
- a CDS encoding CdaR family protein, which encodes MVDWLRRPFGSWSEKEKTREPFLRDVGKKILALVIAITLWVVANLQHDIEKNVQIDVNYANLPPGLVITNNPPKKLNVRARGPRSQLSSVSPQDMFFTVDLSNVATGTSMFEITTDQIIPPREVQVTGISPSEINIDLDKLGQKEVAVAPSIDPPDTGFEISGEPVVTPTRVSIRGPETLLQKIKTVGTDPVSLKGEKSKFTIEVPVRTPYSLVDIIGNNTVRVTIDLEEKILEKEFNNLNINFVNFDNLDYVTDNNMVAELAFEGPFSIINELNSKDIELYVDGSEIKESNGNATHSLEVSVNYPHKDVLKLTKQTPKTILVRVN
- the cdaA gene encoding diadenylate cyclase CdaA, translated to MLDTMLHFRYVWDTVDIVLVAFIIYYALRMLEGTRALQVLFGFVLLIVLYYFSQKGLFTLNWILGQFLGSIILIVVILFQNDIRRGLAALGRRPFLLKISPGKSKELFSEEIVKAASYMANRHIGALIAIERNNSLADFIEIGMRIDALVSRELIISIFNPSSPLHDGGIIIVGNRILSAGSFFPLVTDPDLERELGTRHRAAIGLSTETDAVIIVVSEETGTISLAIGGEIKRGLDATSLNNQLLDSLGIQKANRKPDKIGRILKKEEGEEGNT